The following proteins are encoded in a genomic region of Burkholderia pyrrocinia:
- a CDS encoding MarC family protein, which translates to MEYTFLSATVLLVLITDPLGNIPLFISAMREVPRERRVKLILREVGIAFVILLFFMVVGDRFLRMMSLTDLSLRLGGGIVLFLIALRMIFPHPDGALGSDPRAGGEPFIVPLAIPALAGPSALATVMLLTSQAPGKMLEWVGALTVTMIVCAITLVLAERIQQWLGERTVAAFERLMGLVLVAISVEMLLAGIRAFVHQL; encoded by the coding sequence ATGGAATATACGTTCCTGTCGGCCACCGTGCTCCTCGTGCTGATCACCGATCCGCTCGGCAATATCCCGCTGTTCATTTCGGCGATGCGGGAAGTGCCGCGCGAGCGGCGCGTGAAGCTGATCCTGCGTGAAGTGGGGATCGCGTTCGTGATCCTGCTGTTCTTCATGGTGGTCGGCGACCGCTTCCTGCGGATGATGAGCCTCACCGACCTGTCGTTGCGGCTCGGCGGCGGGATCGTGCTGTTCCTGATCGCGCTGCGGATGATCTTTCCGCATCCGGACGGCGCGCTCGGCAGCGATCCGCGCGCGGGCGGCGAACCGTTCATCGTGCCGCTCGCGATTCCGGCTCTCGCCGGGCCGTCTGCGCTCGCGACGGTGATGCTGCTGACGTCGCAGGCGCCGGGCAAGATGCTCGAGTGGGTCGGCGCGCTGACGGTCACGATGATCGTCTGCGCGATCACGCTGGTGTTGGCCGAACGGATCCAGCAGTGGCTCGGCGAGCGGACGGTCGCGGCGTTCGAGCGGCTGATGGGCCTCGTGCTCGTCGCGATCTCGGTCGAGATGCTGCTGGCCGGCATCCGCGCGTTCGTGCACCAGTTATAG
- a CDS encoding hypoxanthine-guanine phosphoribosyltransferase, whose protein sequence is MNREEALHIFDHSEEIVSADAVNASISRMADAIRAEIGDAFPLVLSVMGGAAVFTGMLLPHLDFPLEFDYIHLTRYRNTTQGSPEMHWRVAPRESVKNRIVLVLDDILDEGETMAAIRDRILDMGAQRFMSAVLCEKTLAKTKPLHPDFCGFSVPDRYVFGCGMDAKGYWRNLPTIRALTTNV, encoded by the coding sequence ATGAACCGCGAAGAAGCCCTCCACATTTTCGACCACTCCGAAGAGATCGTCTCGGCCGACGCCGTCAACGCGTCGATCTCCAGGATGGCCGACGCGATCCGCGCCGAGATTGGCGACGCGTTCCCGCTCGTACTCTCGGTGATGGGCGGCGCCGCGGTGTTTACCGGGATGCTGCTGCCGCATCTCGATTTCCCGCTGGAATTCGACTACATCCACCTGACCCGCTACCGCAACACGACGCAGGGCAGCCCGGAAATGCACTGGCGCGTCGCGCCGCGCGAATCGGTGAAGAACCGGATCGTGCTCGTGCTCGACGACATCCTCGACGAAGGCGAGACGATGGCCGCGATCCGCGACCGCATCCTCGACATGGGTGCGCAGCGTTTCATGTCGGCCGTGCTGTGCGAGAAGACGCTCGCGAAGACGAAACCGCTGCACCCCGACTTCTGCGGCTTCTCGGTGCCGGACCGCTATGTGTTCGGCTGCGGGATGGATGCGAAGGGCTACTGGCGCAACCTGCCGACGATCCGCGCGCTGACCACGAACGTCTGA
- a CDS encoding proline--tRNA ligase codes for MKASRFFIGTLKEAPADAEIVSHKLMVRAGMIRRVAGGIYNYLPVGLRSIRKVEAIVREEMNRAGAIELLMPAVQPAELWQESGRWEQYGPELLRFKDRKDNDFVIGPTHEEVVTDIARNQIKSYRQMPVNFYQIQTKFRDEIRPRFGVMRGREFIMKDAYSFDKDAAGLNESYRKMYDAYVRIFTRLGLEFRAVAADSGSIGGNFSHEFHVIADTGEDAIAYCPTSEFAANIEAAEALPLVAERAAPAEAMEKVATPGKAKCEAVAELLAIPLARTIKSIVLATENEGAEPTIWLVMLRGDHDLNEIKVSKLPGLQNHRFATEQEIVEWFGTPPGYLGPVGTKKPVKVIADRTVANMSDFVVGANEVDYHIAGVNWGRDLPEPDVADVRNVKKGDQSPDGKGVIDICRGIEVGHVFQLGTKYSEAMGATFLDESGKPQPMLMGCYGVGITRILGAAIEQNFDDKGIIWPESIAPFEVVLCPMGYDRSEMVRETADKLYAELAAAGIDVILDDRGERPGVMFADWELIGVPHRLVIGERGLKEGKIEYQGRRDAEATLLPADAAAATVAEKIRAALAH; via the coding sequence ATGAAAGCTTCCCGTTTCTTTATCGGCACCCTGAAAGAAGCACCCGCCGACGCAGAGATCGTCAGCCACAAGCTGATGGTACGCGCCGGCATGATCCGTCGCGTCGCCGGCGGCATCTATAACTACTTGCCGGTCGGTCTGCGTTCGATTCGCAAGGTCGAAGCGATCGTGCGCGAGGAAATGAACCGGGCGGGCGCCATCGAGCTGCTGATGCCGGCCGTGCAGCCGGCCGAGCTGTGGCAGGAGTCGGGCCGCTGGGAACAGTACGGCCCCGAACTGCTGCGCTTCAAGGACCGCAAGGACAACGATTTCGTGATCGGGCCGACGCACGAGGAAGTCGTCACCGACATCGCGCGCAACCAGATCAAGAGCTACCGGCAGATGCCGGTGAACTTCTACCAGATCCAGACGAAGTTCCGCGACGAGATCCGTCCGCGCTTCGGCGTGATGCGCGGCCGCGAATTCATCATGAAGGACGCGTATTCGTTCGACAAGGACGCGGCGGGCCTGAACGAGTCGTATCGCAAGATGTACGACGCGTACGTGCGCATCTTCACGCGCCTCGGCCTCGAATTCCGTGCGGTCGCGGCCGACAGCGGCTCGATCGGCGGCAACTTCTCGCATGAGTTCCACGTGATCGCCGATACCGGCGAGGACGCGATCGCCTACTGCCCGACGTCCGAGTTCGCGGCGAACATCGAGGCAGCCGAAGCGCTGCCGCTGGTTGCCGAGCGCGCAGCGCCGGCCGAAGCAATGGAGAAGGTCGCAACGCCCGGCAAGGCGAAGTGCGAAGCCGTCGCCGAGTTGCTGGCCATCCCGCTCGCGCGCACGATCAAGTCGATCGTGCTCGCGACCGAAAACGAAGGCGCCGAGCCGACCATCTGGCTCGTGATGCTGCGCGGCGACCACGACCTGAACGAGATCAAGGTGTCGAAGCTGCCGGGCCTGCAGAACCACCGCTTCGCGACCGAGCAGGAAATCGTCGAGTGGTTCGGCACGCCGCCGGGCTATCTCGGCCCGGTCGGCACGAAGAAGCCCGTGAAGGTGATTGCGGACCGCACGGTCGCGAACATGAGCGATTTCGTCGTCGGCGCGAACGAAGTCGACTATCACATCGCTGGCGTGAACTGGGGCCGCGACCTGCCCGAGCCGGACGTCGCCGACGTGCGCAACGTGAAGAAGGGCGATCAGTCGCCGGACGGCAAGGGCGTGATCGACATCTGCCGCGGCATCGAGGTCGGCCACGTGTTCCAGCTCGGCACCAAGTATTCGGAAGCGATGGGCGCGACGTTCCTCGACGAGTCGGGCAAGCCGCAGCCGATGCTGATGGGCTGCTACGGCGTCGGCATCACGCGCATTCTCGGCGCGGCGATCGAACAGAACTTCGACGATAAGGGCATCATCTGGCCCGAATCGATCGCGCCGTTCGAGGTCGTGCTGTGCCCGATGGGCTATGACCGCAGCGAGATGGTGCGCGAGACTGCCGACAAGCTGTACGCGGAACTCGCCGCGGCCGGCATCGACGTGATCCTCGACGACCGCGGCGAGCGCCCGGGCGTGATGTTCGCCGACTGGGAACTGATCGGCGTGCCGCATCGCCTCGTGATCGGCGAGCGCGGCCTGAAGGAAGGCAAGATCGAGTACCAGGGCCGCCGCGACGCCGAAGCGACGCTGCTGCCGGCCGACGCGGCTGCGGCGACGGTCGCGGAGAAGATCCGCGCCGCGCTCGCGCACTAA
- the rpmA gene encoding 50S ribosomal protein L27, which produces MAHKKAGGSSRNGRDSESKRLGVKVYGGQAINAGGIIVRQRGTRMHAGENVGMGKDHTLFALVDGHVKFATKGADKKHLVIVVPAAA; this is translated from the coding sequence ATGGCACACAAAAAGGCAGGCGGCTCTTCCCGGAACGGCCGCGACTCCGAGTCGAAACGTCTCGGCGTGAAAGTGTACGGCGGCCAGGCAATCAATGCCGGCGGCATCATCGTGCGTCAGCGCGGTACGCGCATGCACGCAGGCGAGAACGTCGGCATGGGCAAGGATCACACCTTGTTCGCGCTGGTCGACGGTCACGTGAAGTTCGCGACGAAAGGCGCGGACAAGAAGCATCTGGTCATCGTCGTCCCGGCGGCTGCCTAA
- a CDS encoding RNA pyrophosphohydrolase produces MLDREGFRPNVGIILLNARNEVFWGKRLREHSWQFPQGGIKYGETPMQAMYRELHEETGLHPEHVKVIGRTRDWLRYEVPDKFIKREVRGHYRGQKQIWFLLRMVGRDCDICLRATDHPEFDAWRWNEYWVPLDAVIEFKRDVYQLALTELSRFLRRPAQRAEKPRGPRLSRYPRVIGVQAQQTLTIVDTSVICSEIEVEAGTLDEMPPRVILGK; encoded by the coding sequence ATGCTGGATCGTGAAGGCTTTCGCCCGAACGTCGGCATCATCCTCTTGAACGCGCGCAACGAGGTGTTTTGGGGCAAGCGGCTCCGCGAGCACTCCTGGCAGTTTCCTCAAGGTGGGATCAAGTACGGCGAGACCCCCATGCAGGCAATGTACCGGGAACTGCACGAGGAAACCGGCCTGCATCCGGAACACGTCAAGGTAATCGGCCGCACTCGCGACTGGTTGCGTTACGAGGTGCCTGACAAGTTCATCAAACGCGAAGTACGCGGTCATTACCGCGGCCAGAAGCAGATCTGGTTCCTGCTGCGGATGGTTGGACGCGATTGCGACATTTGCTTGCGCGCGACCGATCACCCGGAGTTCGATGCGTGGCGCTGGAACGAGTACTGGGTGCCGCTCGATGCGGTGATCGAGTTCAAGCGGGATGTCTATCAGTTGGCGCTGACGGAACTGTCGCGCTTCCTGCGCCGCCCGGCGCAGCGAGCCGAAAAGCCGCGCGGGCCGCGTCTGTCGCGCTATCCGCGCGTCATTGGCGTACAGGCCCAGCAGACGTTAACGATTGTCGACACATCGGTAATCTGTTCGGAGATCGAAGTGGAAGCGGGCACGCTCGACGAGATGCCGCCCCGCGTGATCCTCGGCAAATGA
- the rplU gene encoding 50S ribosomal protein L21 translates to MYAVIKTGGKQYKVAVGEKLKVEQIPADIDAEITLDQVLAVGEGESIKFGTPLVSGASVKATVVSHGRHAKVTIFKMRRRKHYQKHGGHRQNYTELRIDAINA, encoded by the coding sequence ATGTACGCGGTCATAAAAACCGGCGGCAAGCAGTACAAGGTTGCCGTTGGCGAAAAACTCAAAGTAGAACAGATACCGGCTGACATTGACGCTGAAATCACGCTCGACCAGGTTCTCGCAGTGGGCGAAGGCGAATCGATTAAGTTCGGTACGCCGCTGGTCAGTGGGGCTTCCGTCAAGGCCACCGTCGTGTCGCACGGTCGTCATGCCAAGGTCACCATCTTCAAGATGCGTCGCCGGAAGCACTACCAAAAGCACGGCGGCCACCGCCAGAACTACACTGAGCTGCGCATCGACGCGATCAACGCGTAA
- a CDS encoding inner membrane protein YpjD — translation MDIVLYALTAFLYGGLAVAGWRTHRQGATPLVASVPAVPVPASAASGMSGAGRALLFAALVAHGVLLHTTIFPHDAMVFGFAFALSAMFWLGAGIYWIESFFFPLDSLRLLVLPLACGASLLPLVFGGVRVLPYAAAPLFKLHFLIANIAYGLFAIAALHAVLMLMVERRLQSLRNGGRDGSTGWIASWLETLPPLLTLEKLLFRLIGAGFVLLTLTLASGILFSEQVDARALRLDHKTVFAILSWLMFGGLLVARKTSGWRGRGAARWVLVSFAALLLAYVGSRFVFEVLLHRSVV, via the coding sequence ATGGATATTGTACTGTATGCCCTCACCGCATTCCTGTACGGCGGCCTCGCCGTCGCAGGCTGGCGCACGCACCGCCAGGGCGCGACGCCGCTCGTCGCGAGCGTGCCGGCCGTGCCGGTTCCCGCGTCGGCCGCGTCCGGGATGAGCGGGGCCGGCCGCGCGCTGCTGTTCGCCGCGCTCGTCGCGCACGGCGTGCTGCTCCACACGACGATCTTCCCGCACGACGCGATGGTGTTCGGCTTCGCGTTCGCGCTGTCCGCGATGTTCTGGCTCGGCGCCGGCATCTACTGGATCGAGAGCTTCTTCTTCCCGCTCGACAGCCTGCGCCTGCTGGTGCTGCCGCTCGCGTGCGGCGCATCGCTGCTGCCGCTCGTGTTCGGCGGCGTGCGGGTGCTTCCTTATGCCGCAGCGCCGTTGTTCAAGCTGCACTTCCTGATTGCGAACATCGCGTACGGCCTGTTCGCGATCGCCGCGCTGCACGCGGTCCTGATGCTGATGGTCGAGCGGCGCCTGCAGTCGCTGCGCAACGGCGGGCGCGACGGCTCGACGGGCTGGATCGCGAGCTGGCTCGAAACGCTGCCGCCGCTGCTGACGCTCGAGAAGCTGCTGTTCCGCCTGATCGGCGCCGGCTTCGTGCTGCTTACGCTGACGCTCGCGTCGGGCATCCTGTTCAGCGAGCAGGTCGACGCGCGCGCGCTGCGGCTCGACCACAAGACCGTGTTCGCGATCCTGTCGTGGCTGATGTTCGGCGGCCTGCTGGTCGCCCGCAAGACGTCGGGCTGGCGCGGGCGCGGCGCCGCGCGCTGGGTGCTCGTGTCGTTCGCCGCGCTGTTGCTCGCATATGTCGGCAGCCGGTTCGTTTTCGAGGTGCTGCTGCACCGTTCCGTAGTTTGA
- the proB gene encoding glutamate 5-kinase, giving the protein MRSIIADSKRLVVKVGSSLVTNDGKGLDHAAIGRWAAQIAALRAQGKEVVLVSSGAIAEGMQRLGWSKRPREIDELQAAAAVGQMGLAQVYESRFTEHDIRTAQILLTHADLADRERYLNARSTLLTLLRLGVVPIINENDTVVTDEIKFGDNDTLGALVANLIEGDALIILTDQSGLFTADPRKDPNATLIAEANAGAPELEAMAGGAGSSLGRGGMLTKILAAKRAAHSGANTVIASGRESDVLVRLATGEAIGTQLIARTARMAARKQWMADHLQVRGHVVIDAGAVEKLTAGGKSLLPIGVIGVQGAFARGEVIACVGPDGREVARGLTNYSSAETKLIHRKPSGEIEAVLGYMLEPELIHRDNLVLV; this is encoded by the coding sequence ATGCGTTCGATCATCGCGGATTCGAAGCGATTGGTGGTGAAGGTGGGTTCCAGCCTCGTGACCAACGACGGCAAGGGGCTCGATCATGCTGCAATCGGCCGCTGGGCGGCCCAGATCGCCGCGCTGCGCGCTCAGGGCAAGGAAGTCGTGCTCGTCAGTTCCGGCGCGATCGCCGAAGGGATGCAGCGGCTCGGCTGGAGCAAGCGACCGCGGGAGATCGACGAGTTGCAGGCCGCCGCCGCAGTCGGCCAGATGGGGCTCGCGCAGGTCTATGAGAGCCGCTTCACCGAGCACGACATTCGCACCGCGCAGATCCTGCTCACGCACGCCGACCTGGCGGACCGCGAGCGTTACCTGAATGCGCGCTCGACGCTGCTTACGCTGCTGCGGCTCGGCGTCGTGCCGATCATCAACGAGAACGACACGGTCGTCACCGACGAAATCAAGTTCGGCGACAACGACACGCTCGGCGCGCTCGTCGCGAACCTGATCGAGGGCGATGCGCTGATCATCCTGACCGACCAGTCCGGGCTGTTCACGGCCGATCCGCGCAAGGATCCGAACGCGACGCTCATCGCGGAGGCCAATGCGGGCGCGCCGGAACTCGAGGCGATGGCCGGCGGTGCGGGCTCGAGCCTCGGCCGCGGCGGGATGCTGACGAAGATCCTCGCGGCGAAACGTGCGGCGCACAGCGGCGCGAATACCGTGATCGCGAGCGGCCGGGAGTCCGACGTGCTGGTGCGTCTGGCGACCGGCGAGGCGATCGGCACGCAGCTGATCGCACGTACCGCGCGGATGGCGGCGCGCAAGCAATGGATGGCCGACCATCTGCAGGTGCGCGGCCATGTCGTGATCGACGCGGGTGCGGTCGAGAAGTTGACGGCCGGCGGCAAGAGCCTGTTGCCGATCGGCGTGATCGGCGTGCAGGGCGCGTTCGCGCGCGGCGAGGTGATCGCGTGTGTCGGCCCGGACGGGCGCGAAGTGGCGCGCGGGCTCACGAACTACAGCAGCGCGGAGACAAAACTGATCCACCGCAAGCCGAGCGGCGAGATCGAGGCCGTGCTCGGCTACATGCTGGAGCCTGAACTGATCCATCGCGACAACCTCGTGCTGGTGTGA
- a CDS encoding PP0621 family protein, protein MRQILLLILLFFAGSWIARKLRQAQEHAQARTGRGAGYDGAPGSGGAGTARPNGGTRSLPEPMVRCAECGVHAPKGDAVVASGEYFCSAEHAQRHAARASGHDAR, encoded by the coding sequence ATGCGACAGATTCTTCTCCTGATTCTTCTCTTCTTCGCGGGTTCGTGGATCGCGCGCAAGCTGCGCCAGGCCCAGGAGCACGCGCAGGCGCGCACTGGCCGCGGCGCCGGTTACGACGGCGCTCCCGGCTCCGGTGGCGCCGGCACTGCGCGCCCGAACGGCGGCACGCGGTCGCTGCCCGAGCCGATGGTGCGCTGCGCCGAATGCGGCGTGCATGCGCCGAAGGGCGACGCCGTCGTCGCGAGCGGCGAATACTTCTGCAGCGCCGAGCACGCACAGCGCCACGCAGCGCGCGCGAGCGGTCACGACGCACGATGA
- a CDS encoding polyprenyl synthetase family protein, protein MSSSTASPTLSAAHLLAPITSDMEQVNRVIRQSLASDVLLINQIAEYIIGAGGKRLRPALLLLVAGALGETSHQRHVLAAVVEFIHTATLLHDDVVDESELRRGRQTANALFGNAASVLVGDYLYSRSFEMMVGVGKMRVMEILSEATTIISEGEVLQLLNMHDADVDETRYMQVIRYKTAKLFEASARLGAVLSGADAPTEAAAAEYGRRIGTAFQIMDDWLDYAGTVEAMGKNAGDDLREGKPTLPLIYLIERGTPEQSALAREAIEQGGTDRFDTIFDAITRSGALDHTLECARQEAQAAAAAIAAFPDSIYKESLLALCSYSTSRQS, encoded by the coding sequence ATGTCGTCGTCCACCGCCTCCCCCACCCTCAGCGCCGCCCACCTGCTCGCTCCGATCACCAGCGACATGGAGCAGGTGAATCGCGTTATCCGGCAAAGCCTCGCGTCCGACGTGCTGCTGATCAACCAGATCGCCGAGTACATCATCGGCGCGGGCGGCAAGCGGCTGCGCCCTGCGTTGCTGCTGCTCGTCGCCGGCGCGCTCGGCGAGACGTCGCACCAGCGGCACGTGCTGGCCGCCGTCGTCGAGTTCATCCACACGGCCACGCTGCTGCATGACGACGTCGTCGACGAATCCGAACTGCGCCGCGGCCGCCAGACGGCCAATGCGCTGTTCGGCAACGCGGCGAGCGTGCTGGTAGGCGATTACCTCTATTCGCGCTCGTTCGAGATGATGGTCGGCGTCGGCAAGATGCGCGTGATGGAGATCCTGTCCGAAGCGACGACGATCATTTCCGAAGGCGAGGTGCTGCAGCTCCTCAACATGCACGACGCGGACGTCGACGAAACGCGTTACATGCAGGTGATCCGCTACAAGACAGCCAAGCTGTTCGAGGCGTCGGCGCGCCTGGGCGCGGTGCTCTCGGGCGCCGATGCGCCGACCGAGGCCGCCGCCGCCGAATACGGCCGCCGGATCGGCACCGCGTTCCAGATCATGGACGACTGGCTCGACTACGCGGGCACCGTCGAGGCAATGGGCAAGAATGCCGGCGACGACCTGCGCGAAGGCAAGCCGACGCTGCCGCTCATCTATCTGATCGAACGCGGCACGCCCGAACAGTCGGCGCTTGCGCGCGAGGCGATCGAACAGGGCGGCACCGATCGCTTCGACACGATTTTCGATGCGATCACGCGCTCGGGTGCGCTGGATCACACGCTCGAATGCGCCCGCCAGGAAGCGCAAGCGGCAGCGGCAGCGATCGCCGCGTTCCCCGATTCGATCTACAAGGAGAGCCTGCTCGCACTGTGCTCGTACTCGACGTCGCGGCAGTCGTAA
- the cgtA gene encoding Obg family GTPase CgtA has translation MKFIDEARIEVIAGDGGDGSASMRREKFVPFGGPDGGDGGRGGSVYAIADRNINTLIDYRYAKKHLARNGENGRGSDCYGKGGDDITLRMPVGTIITDMDTGELIADLTEHDQQVMVAQGGSGGLGNLHFKSSTNRAPRQKTDGKPGERRMLRLELKVLADVGLLGMPNAGKSTFISSVSNAKPKIADYPFTTLAPNLGVVRVGPSKSFVIADIPGLIEGAAEGAGLGHQFLRHLQRTGVLLHLVDLAPFDESVDPVAEATAIVGELRKYDESLYDKPRWLVLNKLDMVPEDERKARVADFIERFGWSGPVFEISALTGQGCEALCYAIYDYLAEHSDAHRAAEEEDLAADVRFRDAPTADGGAKPGDDA, from the coding sequence ATGAAGTTCATTGACGAAGCACGGATCGAAGTCATCGCCGGAGACGGGGGTGATGGCAGCGCGTCGATGCGCCGCGAGAAATTCGTCCCGTTCGGCGGGCCGGACGGCGGCGACGGCGGCCGGGGCGGCAGCGTTTACGCGATCGCCGACCGCAACATCAACACGCTGATCGACTACCGTTACGCGAAGAAGCACCTGGCGCGCAACGGCGAGAACGGCCGCGGCTCGGATTGCTACGGCAAGGGCGGCGACGACATCACGCTGCGCATGCCGGTCGGCACGATCATCACCGACATGGACACCGGCGAACTGATCGCCGACCTGACCGAGCACGACCAGCAGGTGATGGTCGCGCAGGGCGGTTCCGGCGGCCTCGGCAACCTGCATTTCAAGTCGAGCACGAACCGTGCGCCGCGCCAGAAGACCGACGGCAAGCCCGGCGAGCGGCGCATGCTGAGGCTCGAACTGAAGGTGCTCGCCGACGTCGGGCTGCTCGGCATGCCGAATGCGGGCAAGTCGACGTTCATCTCGTCGGTGTCGAATGCGAAACCGAAGATCGCCGACTATCCGTTCACGACGCTCGCGCCGAATCTGGGCGTCGTGCGCGTCGGACCGAGCAAGAGCTTCGTGATCGCCGATATCCCGGGGCTGATCGAGGGCGCCGCCGAAGGCGCGGGCCTCGGCCACCAGTTCCTGCGGCATCTGCAGCGCACCGGTGTGCTGCTGCATCTTGTCGATCTCGCCCCGTTCGACGAAAGCGTCGATCCGGTCGCGGAAGCGACCGCGATCGTCGGCGAGTTGCGCAAGTACGACGAGTCGCTCTACGACAAGCCGCGCTGGCTGGTGCTCAACAAGCTCGACATGGTGCCCGAGGACGAGCGCAAGGCGCGCGTCGCCGATTTCATCGAACGCTTCGGCTGGAGCGGCCCCGTGTTCGAGATCTCGGCATTGACGGGCCAGGGCTGCGAGGCGCTGTGCTATGCGATCTACGACTACCTCGCCGAACATTCGGACGCGCATCGCGCGGCGGAAGAGGAAGATCTGGCTGCGGACGTGCGTTTCCGCGACGCGCCGACTGCCGACGGTGGCGCGAAGCCAGGCGACGACGCCTGA
- the ffh gene encoding signal recognition particle protein: protein MLDNLTQRMARVVKTLRGEARLTEANTQEMLREVRLALLEADVSLPVVREFIAKVKEKALGEEVISSLSPGQALVGVVQKELTAVIGGDYEGKAAELNLAVTPPAVILMAGLQGAGKTTTVGKLAKLLREKYKKKVLTVSCDVYRPAAIMQLKTVSEQVGADFFPSTPDQKPVDIAVAAVDWAKRHYHDVLIVDTAGRLGIDEAMMQEIAALHDTLKPAETLFVVDAMLGQDAVNTAKAFNDTLPLTGVVLTKLDGDSRGGAALSVRHITGKPIKFVGVAEKLDGLEVFHPDRMANRILGMGDILALVEEAQRGVDVQAAQKLADKVKKGGDFDLNDFRAQISQMKNMGGLSSLMDKLPAQFQQAAAGADMGQAEKQIRRMEGIISSMTPAERAKPEIIKATRKRRIAAGAGVPVQEVNRMLNQYDQMRTMMKKLKGGNMQKMMRGLKGVMPGMR from the coding sequence ATGCTCGACAATCTCACTCAACGGATGGCCCGCGTCGTCAAGACGCTGCGCGGCGAGGCCCGGCTCACCGAGGCGAACACGCAGGAGATGCTCCGCGAGGTGCGTCTCGCGCTGCTGGAGGCCGACGTCTCGCTGCCGGTCGTCCGCGAATTCATCGCCAAGGTCAAGGAAAAGGCGCTCGGCGAAGAAGTGATCAGCAGCCTGTCGCCGGGTCAGGCGCTCGTCGGCGTGGTCCAGAAGGAACTGACCGCCGTGATCGGCGGCGACTACGAAGGCAAGGCCGCCGAGCTGAACCTCGCGGTCACCCCGCCCGCCGTGATCCTGATGGCCGGCCTGCAGGGCGCGGGCAAGACCACGACCGTCGGCAAGCTCGCGAAGCTGCTGCGCGAGAAGTACAAGAAGAAAGTGCTGACCGTGTCGTGCGACGTGTATCGCCCGGCCGCAATCATGCAGCTGAAAACGGTGAGCGAACAGGTCGGCGCCGACTTCTTCCCGTCCACGCCGGACCAGAAGCCCGTCGACATCGCGGTCGCGGCCGTCGACTGGGCGAAACGCCACTACCATGACGTGCTGATCGTCGATACGGCCGGCCGCCTCGGCATCGACGAGGCGATGATGCAGGAAATCGCCGCGCTGCACGATACGCTGAAGCCGGCCGAAACGCTGTTCGTCGTCGACGCGATGCTCGGCCAGGACGCGGTCAACACCGCGAAGGCGTTCAACGACACGCTGCCGCTCACGGGCGTCGTGCTGACCAAGCTCGACGGCGATTCGCGCGGCGGCGCCGCGCTGTCGGTGCGTCACATCACGGGCAAGCCGATCAAGTTCGTCGGCGTCGCCGAGAAGCTCGACGGCCTCGAGGTGTTCCACCCCGACCGGATGGCGAACCGGATCCTCGGCATGGGCGACATCCTCGCGCTCGTCGAGGAGGCGCAGCGCGGTGTCGACGTGCAGGCTGCACAAAAGCTCGCCGACAAGGTCAAGAAAGGCGGCGACTTCGACCTGAACGATTTCCGCGCGCAGATCTCGCAGATGAAGAACATGGGCGGCCTGTCGTCGCTGATGGACAAGCTGCCCGCGCAATTCCAGCAGGCGGCGGCCGGCGCCGACATGGGCCAGGCCGAAAAGCAGATCCGCCGGATGGAAGGCATCATCAGCTCGATGACGCCCGCCGAGCGCGCGAAACCCGAGATCATCAAGGCGACGCGCAAGCGCCGCATTGCGGCCGGCGCGGGCGTGCCGGTGCAGGAAGTCAACCGGATGCTGAACCAGTACGACCAGATGCGTACGATGATGAAGAAGTTGAAGGGCGGCAACATGCAGAAGATGATGCGCGGCCTGAAGGGCGTGATGCCCGGCATGCGCTGA
- a CDS encoding CNP1-like family protein, with protein sequence MTGRDLGVAPFFYEECILKAIAIALASIAAAATLAGCANSKTPTNKDDSEFVYLLDRQGTWKENAVDTLPQLPQTGDLLPFNVSQNTPLKFFVDAKSLAVGTDGVVRYAVVITSPAGARNVNYEGIRCDTYEWRQYAGLNSDHDGWDRTVENDWRRIENGELNAYHSALYQDYFCSNKMPQGSTQQILENIRFHRTAMTQLR encoded by the coding sequence ATGACCGGGCGCGACCTTGGTGTCGCGCCCTTTTTTTACGAGGAATGCATATTGAAAGCGATTGCTATCGCGCTCGCATCGATTGCCGCGGCCGCCACGCTGGCTGGTTGCGCGAATTCGAAGACGCCGACCAATAAGGATGACAGCGAGTTCGTGTATCTGCTGGACCGTCAGGGAACCTGGAAGGAAAACGCGGTCGATACGCTACCGCAGTTGCCGCAAACGGGCGACCTGCTGCCTTTCAACGTGTCACAGAACACGCCACTCAAGTTCTTCGTCGATGCGAAGTCGCTCGCGGTCGGCACCGATGGCGTCGTACGCTACGCCGTCGTCATCACGAGCCCGGCCGGCGCACGCAACGTGAACTACGAAGGCATCCGCTGCGACACCTACGAATGGCGCCAGTACGCCGGCCTGAATTCGGACCACGACGGCTGGGACCGCACGGTCGAGAACGACTGGCGGCGCATCGAGAACGGCGAGCTGAACGCCTACCACTCTGCGCTCTATCAGGACTACTTCTGCTCGAACAAGATGCCGCAGGGCTCGACCCAGCAGATCCTGGAGAACATCCGGTTTCACCGCACCGCGATGACGCAGTTGCGCTGA